The genomic region CATCGCCAAGAAGATCTCCACCAAGACGGTTTCCAAGAAGAAGGCGCCGGCGAAGAAAGCCACCACGACGCGCCAGCCGGTCGGCTCTAAGCTGGTGAAGAAGTGAGCGGCCGGGCAAGAAAGCAAACAAACACATCCAAGGGCACACATCCGGGTTGTCGGGGAAAGGGGAtcgagggaggggaggaagggcgTCAGAGTGAGAGGGTTTCGGCAGGACGGATGTGGGCGAGGCAGCTGGTGctgtcccctcccccaccctccgcCTTACCGCCTTGCCTtcctttcctcttcttccctctctcccaccggtgtgtctctctcgtGCGCTTCcttgtgctcctcctctttaTTTCCTCGTTTCTAGTCTTTCGACTCATttcgcagacacacacacacacacacacacacacacgcatgcgcacaagcGTAAAGAgcggcacgtgcgcaccGATCACGTGGTGTGGTTCGTGACTTCGCTGGCGTGCGCGAAGGtttggggaagggggtgggtggtggaTCGAGGCAGAGGATACGCGAGTTGTGTCTTCCcccctgcccccctccccctcgtaCACCACCCGTGAGCGCTTCGCGCCGTGGTTGTCACCGAAAGAGAGGGTGAGACATGCCATCGTCGCTCAtccgcctctgccttttCATAGCGCCAATCCCTCAGTGAGGGGCGCAAAAGCGAGCCGTTGGCGTACTTCGGCGGTAttctccaccctctccctcccctttcttCCCTCCGTGCCTAATCCTCTCGCCTTGGCACTTCCCCACCGTTACGCTGAGTTCACAAAccgccctctgccgccgtctCCTTTGCTCCTTTTTCACGCGCACCCACGTGCACCCCacttcccccctccacctcagCCGACACGCGCACTCTGCGTGCTTTGCAGGCACAACGATCCCCCTCCTGCCCCTACCTCTCATCATCACTCCGTACTGGTCGTATCTTTCATCAGACAACTTGCGGGCCCCGACTCTTCTTcgcctgcacacacgcacacacacacccttgCTTTGGATCTCACCCAGCCTCTCCTTTGGTGTTTTGGCCGTATGTGTTCCACCGTGGTCCTTTTCTCCTCCCAACCCTTTCcccttgtctctctctctctctgattTTGTTCTTATCGTCACTGGATCATCGCTCTCCGTTTACTTTGCTGGtgcggcccccctccctaACGATCTCTCGATCTGCATAGAAGCCTTCGCGACTGACCGACAGACGCCGCGACACGCTGCTCATCtcttcgccacctcctctcctgcGACTCTCATCATGCCATGTAGGGAGCCCACTGactccagcagcgtcacgTTGCCGGCGTCCATGCAGACACTGCTGCAACGTTACACAGACCGTAagctgacggaggaggagcgtcTTATCCTCGCGCACGCCACACCGAATGTGCGATGCGAAGCGTTGCGCATTTTCTTTGAAATGAacgacgccgcagccggcgtGGAGTATGTTTTGGCCAACAGTGGGGCTTCTCCCCGCTCTcacggcggcaccagcgccagGGCCTCGCGCtccggcggcacctccaccaccgcccccgctgcggcgccggttTTGGCTGCTTCCAAAGCTCTCAAGTCGCTGTCGACCAACACGCTGAATGCCGCAAACGCAGGAGCGAAGTCTAgggatgccgctgcttccggTGCGAATAGGCCTCTTGCTGCGTCGGCACCAAGCGGCAATGCCGCTTTCAGAGACGAGGTGCGCAAGCCCGCCGGCACCGGACGCGCCGTCGTGCCCGCCAgtggcagcaccgcgctATCGCCGGCGGCAAAGGCCGGGAGCTGTTTGCATCGCACGCGTGTGGCGCGGAGCGGCGAGTCCGTGTGCACCCTCGTCACCGTCTCCTCCATGTCGAGCgaggacagcggcgacgacgctgagcTCCGACCGGCCGAGACCCCagcgagggaagagggggcggaggcggtcATGCCGCCCACCGTGACGCTGCGCTCTCGTGATCCCCGCGCCAACGCCggggcggctgccgttgTGCCCGCTGTGCCACTCTTAGCGCTGCATGCTGTTCTAAAGCAGCACGGCAGTAACAGCAACAGCTCCGCAAGCTCTCCCAGTGCTGGTGTCGCGCACAGCGAGTGTCGGCCCTCGGTGAGCCCTGCGATGaccaacaccaccactgccgccgccacggcgcagccTCGAGACGTTTCTCCCTCCATCGTACCGCCGCCAGGTTGCCAGCGTCTGTCTCCGGCGGTACCGAAGCCGAGCACCACGgcgaccgctgctgctccaggtTCTACGCCGGCCGCAcctccgtcgctgccgtccacCGCCCACGAGGacgctggcgacgacgaggagccgCGAAAGACGGTGGCTGCTAAGCCCACGGGGTACTACGCGAACCCCACAGCTACGCACACCTCACCAGTCCCGCAtccgcggcagccgtgctACGCCGGCCTCGTGGACTCCAAGCCGACGGCCGTGCGGGGTGCGCACCGGCGCGATCGCACCTCGACCTTCGGCGAGCCCCAAGGGGGTGTCGATGTGGACTACAGGGAGCTGCCGTGCAATCACAgcagcccctctccctcctggacgccgccgtcgctggctggcagtggcgctgTGAGTAAGTGCGGCACGGACTGGGCTGCACTagtcgcagcggcacctgcgccgcaACTGCCGACGGTtccggcggtggtgacgacAGAacctgcggcggcagtgccagCGTCTCCCTGGAAGGACCATCGCACGGCACCGAAGGAAGCAGCCGACACCACCCCTGCCTCTGGCCTTTGCTCTCCTCGCCTGCCCACCGAGGCATCGCGCGACCAGCCTAAGAGAACGCGCGGCAGTGGGTTCGACGATACGGCAACCGCGGCCAACAACAGTGACAGAGCGGGCAAGACTCAGCAgtcgccgcgcgcgccgcgcgtgccCTTGACAGACAGGAAGCGCGAAGCGGAGGGTAGCGACAGCCACTCGCCCTGCAACGTGCGACACCCAGGCAGTGGTACACCCCAgctgtcaccgccgcctcccccgtCGAAgctcggcggcgcctcccCGATCAagcgcggtgctgcttggGATGAGACGACGGGCATGTACATAACGCATCCGAATCAGCTTCGGCGGCAGAGGGCTGctcgcagcgtcgccacggCTGCCTTGACAGCGCGACTGTCTGCAGCGGTGTGCGGTGTTAGCGGCTCTGCGATGGAGCCCCCAGACACGCTTCACTACCACTTCGCTCGCACCGCGTCGTCGACACCAGATTCAGCGCTGCTCACCTCCAtgcccaccgccaccgccgcggcacacgcggcagGATCGGTTCCCCTGGGCCGCTTGTGCTCTTCGGCTGTGCATATTGCTGGGGGTGCAGATGCGACCTCAGCACGATCGtgggctgcagcgctgccgtcgtcgaagGACGACAAGCAGAAGAAACGGAAGCAGGAGACGAAGCGGGCCAAGGTGCTGACTGGAGCGTCAACCTGGAAGAGGCCGATCGAGACCAAGAaaacggcgacggcactAGCTGTCTCTccagcggtggtgccgatCGTGGCAAGCCCGCGTTTGACAAGGTACCAGCGGGTTTGCTGCGAGGACGTGCCCGTCAAGTACGACTTCTACGGGCACAGCGGGAAGACGATTATGCTGCAGCGCCAAGCCTCGCAGTATCCTACTCAGATGCTTGCGGCTGCGGCCAGCGGCTCACCAAGCAAGCCCCatcgcaccgcctccgctaGCCAAACGGTGCGGTCTGCGGCGCCAGTGGCGCGGACTGAGCGATGCTACAGTGTGATGAAAGGTGGTGGGGTTGAGGTGGTCGAAGTGGAGACAGCTCAGCCGAGTGCGCAGGCGCCTTGCCCCTCGACCATCCGCACTccacgcagcgcgcgcttCCGTCCCCAGCAGCATCCACGTGGGCTTGTGGGAGAGCCCGCTGCCGCTATGGTCTCCGCGCGTGGTAGCGCCGCTGAGCGTGCTTGTCAGGCACCTGGAGCTGCGGTGCCGGTCTGTGCTGCtctggtgccgccggcgcactgcAGCGTCTTTGAGCGGCTGACTTCCAACTACTACGATGTCTACTCGAGCGAGGTGGCCCTTCAGGcgacccgccgccgccgatgacgGCTTTACCGCGAGGATGTCGCTCTGCCCAGGAGCATCGCCGGtcggcacgccgccgccacttcGGTGCACCGGCGGCTAGCCCGCGCGGACGCCTTGTGCGTCGgcctgcagccgcgctggtggcggGCGACGACTGTCTCCGtgcggaggagatggcgaAGCGCGAGCGGGAGCGCACCACTGCACCTGCGGCAAGTGCGTTTGCGCGCAGCAACACACCTTGCTACCTCGTTTGCTGAGGCGCACCATCGCGCTGCGGACCTGCTGGTGTGTTGGAGAAAGCAACCCCACGTGTTCGCGTTCCTTGCTTTTCCTGCGTTTCGTGGTACAGGCGCTCTTTGAGGAAAGTAGATGGCAGGCCACCACAAAAGGGAGTGATCGCCATGGCGGCGgacttttcgttttttttttggtatTGTTTACTTTGCCCGCTTCCGTTTTACATATATTATTTTCTGTCGATGGATTGATTTCGCTTAGATCTCCTAGACTCATGCGTTCATCCCTcccacatccacacacacacacacacacacacgtggtCGTGggcatgtgcgcgcgttttTCTTCCTAACTTGCGTGCCTCCTTCTATCTATTTCTGCCAAGCGTGTTTACGTGCGCGCTCTAGTCGTTTTCGGCGTTCGTTCTTGTGATGATGGTGCGACTTCGGTTGCTGGTCTTGTGCCTGCCCTGGTTTTTCTCCTCCCCGGAACGtaggggaggcggagggtgTGGGGGCGGAGGTTGACATCGACCTCGCTGTTCTTTGTTTTACATTTATGTATGTGTCGTCGTTCCCCGACTGCGGTGGTGCGCTCCATCTCTCCGTCTTTCTTTCTCGCTCGCTTCTCTGTTTTCCTGTTCGTGTGTGGCGCGGCGACAAGCGCTGCAGCCTTTTTGTGCGTGAGCTATTTTACAGCATCACCACGTGcgctgtgcatgcgcgcgctcGCACTCTCGATCCTTCGGCCCCTGGGCCTGTGTAGGCTTCTTCGCTTCCATGAACGCGCCATGAGGGCAAAAGTCTTGCGTACGTGcaagaagaaagcgagagcgGCTCAAAGCCGCAGAAGGTGGCGCGGAAGTCTTCGGTGTGCTGATAAGCCATGCCGAGGCAGCCTAAGCGGCCGTGGCAAAGTGGGCCAAGCGCAACGAAAAGTGCACCCGCCCGTTTGGATGTGCAGCGTGTGGGTCTTGCCCCCTCCCAGACACCGCCCCTTTAATTACCCTTCGCGCGCATTCAAGGGGAGAAGGTGGGAAGAAAGTTGCTGCAACggttgccgttgctgctgcaatCTCGTTCTCCCTCTTGCTTCTTGGGCTTTCACCTTCATGACGCAACGCGTTTGTTCGCCAGCGTCTGTGagatgtgcgcgcgctctccttgcagcggaagaggcgcgcgtgccgcaTGGAACCCCACCGCGACGCCCGACGCAGATGCAGCGGCTCGTGCGCTACAACTTCGTTCTACCTCCTCTTCATCCTCATCCTTCTTTTCGCTTCGTTCTGCCCGGTCTCGACCTGTGTGCACGGTGACACGTACGCACATATGTATGCACGTCGTCTGGTGGCGACTAGTGCCACCGCACACCATCAACGCTATAATTGCCTCTCTCAAGTTGCTTTAGCGGCTTATCACGTAAcccccacaccccctcctcccctcttcttcctcagACGACTAGGTATTGCCGCTCTGTCTGTcgttgtgcagcagcaccacttCAACGTCGCTGTCCGCGTCatcgctgccactgctgaaCCTGTGAAAGAGACCAACGGCAAGAGCACCCTcatcctccccccccccacacacacacacacacacaaacgctcCCGCCTGCGCACTCCCCCCGGCTTATTTCCTTTTCGCTTGTTGCTTGTTGAAGCGCACACATCTGCTctcgtgcgtgcttgtgttgCTACTCGAGGGCTCATCGCGGAGGCACACCTTTACGCGCGCTCGGGCgtataaaaaaaaaaacataagTGCGCGTACCCCCTTGAGTACGACGAGAGTGCAAGCCGCAGGCGTGGGAAGACCGTCTCAGGCACGGCCTCCGCTTACACACGTCTTTGCTCCCGGGCTATCTCGCCCCCTCGCCCGCGCACCCCTCCGTGAGACCACCAACCGGTAGGaaaccaaaaagaaaaaaaaaaccaaGCCATGTCTTCTAACTGGACTGCCGCGTCCGGCGCGCATCTTCGCGTGGAGGACATCGACTGGGGCTCCACAGGTGGCGATGACATGTTCACCTCGAATGCCGATGACCTACTGATGTCAGACCCCCGCGCGGTTCGCCGTGCCGAAACGGCACCGATGGTGCTGACCATCATGGGCACAGGGggctctctctgtgtcggAGGTttcgtggaggaggtgaaccCAGACGAGGAGTACCGCTACACGGAGGATTACCACCAATTGTACTACTCCAAGAACCCACGTGACCCCCgcatgctgccgccgctgacgcgccgccgccaccacctcgtgCGTGAGGCCCGCGCGCCCGGTGCGTTCGCGGTGTCGAGCGGCGACAAGCAGTCTGTCCCCTCCACGAATGGTGCTGTTGGCGACCGCATTGAGAACAGAGAAAGCGACTGTAAtaacgctgccgctgccacttccgctgccactgccattgccgctgccgctccagaGGCGACCGAGCACCTTTCTTCACAGGCGCTCGTGAAGCTGTACGTTGACACCTTCCGTCCTGACTGGGATTACGCGCAGATCAAGAGCCACGTGTGCACCTTCAGCCGGGACCAGGACGGAAGCCGTctcgtgcagcgcctgctAGAGAAGCCGGAGAACATTGTCTCCATCTTTAACGAGGTTATTGAAGAGTTTGGCGAGCTGGCGACCGATGTGTTCGGCAATTACGTGTTGCAGAAAATGTTCGACGTGGTGCCCAAGGCGGAGAACGACGCCAACGCGCTTCAGGAGATCAAGGAGGCGAAGATGCTGGACCGTCTCACGGCGAAGGTACGTGGCCACCTGCTCGAGTACTCTGTGCAAACGTACGGCTGCCGTGTTATGCAGAAGGCGGTCGAGAACATGCGCGCTGCCGACCGCAACGCCATCATCCGTGAGCTAGATGGGAAGATTGTGGAGTTCGTCTTTGATCAAAACGCGAACCACGTGGTGCAGAAGGTCGTCGAGGTATGCCCTTCTGGCGCGCAGTTTGTGGTGGACGCCTTCATTCCGTCTCTGGGCGACCTGGCCTGCCACGCCTACGGCTgccgcgtgctgcagcgcaccttcGAGAAGTGCCACGACGTGGAGGGGGTGAACATTCGTCCGCTCATGGAGGCAGTGCTCAGCCGTGTGAACGAGTTCACGGTGCACCAGTACGGTAACTATGTCGTGCAGCACGCCATGCTCAATGCGCCCGAGGATCTGCGCCACCGCTTTGTGGTGCAGCTGACGCCGCAGCTATATGCGCTGTCGTGCAGCAAGTTCGCCAGCAACGTCGCCGAGCGCATcgtgacgacggcgaccgAGGAGGAACGTGACGCCATCATCAAAGAGCTGAAGAAGCCCCTGAGCGACTTCCAGGGCGGCAACTACCTAGTGAACATGATGCAGGACACCTACGCAAACTACGTCGTGCAGCGCTTCTTTGAGGCCGTCTCGCCCACGCAGCGCGAGGTTATCAGCGAGCTCGTGCAGCCCCACATCGGCACCATCAATCAGTCCGTCTACGGTCGCCACTTGCTACGCAAGATGGTGTCGAACAACATTCTAACGAACACCTTCCTCCTCAGCCAAGGCATCGATGTTAGCGGCCCCGAGTACGGCGGCAATGCGAACAACagcggccaccgcagcggcggccaccgaAACACCGCTaacggcaccagcggcagcgaaaaCCGCCACAACGGCGGTGGTTCTACGGCATACACCAACCGAAATGGCAATGGCCGCGACAGCCGTtcaggcggtggcgtgggcagcaacagcagcggcggtggcaacaacaacggcagcggcggccgtgctggTCGTGGCGGGCGTGGCGgtaacagcaacaacagcagcagcaacaacagcaacaaccaGCACAGCGACGGCAAAAACAACGCCATGCGAAgcaacggtggcggcaaTCCAAACAGCATGCTAGTcttgcagccgcagctgcagctgcagcagccgatcATGACCGGGTACATGCCCATGCCGCAGCAGTATCCGTACGGAACCCCCTACGGCATTCCTCAGCttcagcagcaacagccccaggcgccgcagccggcgtACATGTAccccgccgcagccgccgctccgcAGCTGTatcagccgcagcaggcgtACATTCCACAGATAGCGCCTAGCGGCTTTGGCGCATTTGCTGGTGCCGCGACCTTttcggcgccgatgccgcctcAACAGCAGGCAGGCAACTATTCTCTCCGGTATGGTACCCCGATGCAGCAGTCGACGCCAACGTCCCAACCACTGCAGACGCCGgctcagcagcaacagcagccgactcgccgtggcggtgcacaGTCTCCGCAGGTGTACGTGAACGGCGGCTACAACGGCGCAGGCcaggcgcaccagcagcaaccgTCGCCGAACAGCACCCTTTTCCCTGCgtctcagcagcagcaggcgttCCAGGCGAACAGTGAcctcgccgacgccacccTTGCCTCTGGCAAGGGAGGCTGCTCAGGGAAGGGAAACACTAGCGCTGGcgtgagcagcgccagccaCGCTAACGCGACAAGCAGTGACAAGGCTTGTGCCATTCTCACCAACAGCAACACTAGCAGCCAGCAGCGAGCCGGCTACAGCAACCAGCGCGCCCCGCAGCAGGAGACGGGCTACTAGGACGGCTGCTGgcggtctctctctttctggtGTTGTTCCTGCATTCTTGtgttctctgcctctcttaACAGTGCCTCGGTGAGGATACGTTCCGCGCGAGATAACCACCAAATTACGGACAGgctcacatacacacacgcatgcctGGCCGGATACACGCGAGTGCATGATtggggcggcgccgctttacaggcctctccctttctcggacaggcctcttcctcttgtcCCTCGAACGCACATATCCAGGCTTCGACTGTCGCGCATGCACTCTCTCCAAATGCATGCGTTGAGTgcaagagggggaggggaaggccCGCCTGCTCCActgcagcaacggcggcagggAAGGGCCGAGAAAGACGCAGAGGCGAACTTTGCGAGCATGAAGACCGCAACCGTCATTTCAATCTCGCGTGCGAGCGCTCGACCTCTCTGCAGTGGGGAAAACGCGGGCCTGTCAGGATGGATCAAGGCATCGTTGAATTTGCGGAGGACAGGACGCCATGCACGGGCGCACacagtgtgcgtgcgggctGCGGGGGCGAATGGGTGGGTGGCTTGGAtgatgagagagagaaagaggaggagggatgcCACAGGGAGGCTGATCTTTTTCTCGTCGGACTCCCATCCCTATGCCACCACCCACGTGGGGAGACGAGAAGTAGTGAGATGCGCAGGAAAAGATGGCAGTGGAGCGGAAGACAACAAGGTGCCGAGGCGCACCAGCCGCGGGCCTGTTGAACGGGCGGGACATAGAGATGTGGGGCGCTTGTGcttgcgtttgtgtgtgtgtgtgtgtcggagCCGTGGCATAAGAACCCGAGGTGAGATAGTGCAAGAAGAGGAATTCAGTATGGGAAGGCGAaaagggggtgagggggaggaggataCTGCGGCCCGTCTTTTTTTGTATTGCGAAGAGTCGGTCCCTGTGCtcgtcgcagctgcgtgcTTCACACTCAGCTACACGTTGAGGAAGCTGCCTTCGTGAAGCGTGTCGTTTGCGGTGCCCTCGTCTTGCCCTTCTCTTGCTTTCTGTGCAACAGGCTTATTCttgtgtctgcgtgctcATGTGGAGTCCCTGCTCATCTCGTTTCTACCTCGCATACCTGTTCCGGGGCTCACTCACCTTCCTTCCCTCGTTTCGCTGGCATTTTGTGAGAAGTCGTTCTTTTACCGTTGTATAGCGTTTGCGGGCCTGCGTTGACGGACGCGAAATAGGAAGTGGGTCACCTGTGTATCCGCGGATATCCACAGAGACTGTCACACGCAACGCCCACATACATGATTGACATGTCTCCGGCCGCCCTTCACTACGCTCCGTCGCCTGCTGTACTTTctgctctccttctttcGGATCCCACAGTGCCCCTCTTCTTTG from Leishmania infantum JPCM5 genome chromosome 18 harbors:
- the PUF2 gene encoding putative pumilio protein 2, producing the protein MSSNWTAASGAHLRVEDIDWGSTGGDDMFTSNADDLLMSDPRAVRRAETAPMVLTIMGTGGSLCVGGFVEEVNPDEEYRYTEDYHQLYYSKNPRDPRMLPPLTRRRHHLVREARAPGAFAVSSGDKQSVPSTNGAVGDRIENRESDCNNAAAATSAATAIAAAAPEATEHLSSQALVKLYVDTFRPDWDYAQIKSHVCTFSRDQDGSRLVQRLLEKPENIVSIFNEVIEEFGELATDVFGNYVLQKMFDVVPKAENDANALQEIKEAKMLDRLTAKVRGHLLEYSVQTYGCRVMQKAVENMRAADRNAIIRELDGKIVEFVFDQNANHVVQKVVEVCPSGAQFVVDAFIPSLGDLACHAYGCRVLQRTFEKCHDVEGVNIRPLMEAVLSRVNEFTVHQYGNYVVQHAMLNAPEDLRHRFVVQLTPQLYALSCSKFASNVAERIVTTATEEERDAIIKELKKPLSDFQGGNYLVNMMQDTYANYVVQRFFEAVSPTQREVISELVQPHIGTINQSVYGRHLLRKMVSNNILTNTFLLSQGIDVSGPEYGGNANNSGHRSGGHRNTANGTSGSENRHNGGGSTAYTNRNGNGRDSRSGGGVGSNSSGGGNNNGSGGRAGRGGRGGNSNNSSSNNSNNQHSDGKNNAMRSNGGGNPNSMLVLQPQLQLQQPIMTGYMPMPQQYPYGTPYGIPQLQQQQPQAPQPAYMYPAAAAAPQLYQPQQAYIPQIAPSGFGAFAGAATFSAPMPPQQQAGNYSLRYGTPMQQSTPTSQPLQTPAQQQQQPTRRGGAQSPQVYVNGGYNGAGQAHQQQPSPNSTLFPASQQQQAFQANSDLADATLASGKGGCSGKGNTSAGVSSASHANATSSDKACAILTNSNTSSQQRAGYSNQRAPQQETGY